A single region of the Candidatus Caldatribacterium sp. genome encodes:
- a CDS encoding chemotaxis protein CheX, with the protein MIGELGTAIQEVLSAFGVEVAYLQTRVTDSHRVEGFLCIITGLLERDGERKGIMSLELDQEGASFLAGIMIGDPEGFSSEMGLSALSELATMVCGAFLARLDVPLLATPPTGVVGEDLQGILSVMPAWKVQLRLGRGSLVAGLSLS; encoded by the coding sequence ATGATTGGGGAACTCGGCACAGCTATTCAGGAAGTCCTCTCGGCGTTTGGAGTGGAGGTCGCTTATTTGCAGACGAGGGTGACCGACTCCCACCGTGTAGAAGGGTTTCTCTGTATAATCACCGGGCTTTTAGAGAGAGACGGGGAACGAAAGGGTATCATGAGCCTCGAGCTTGACCAAGAAGGAGCCTCCTTTCTGGCAGGTATCATGATTGGAGATCCAGAGGGTTTTTCCTCGGAAATGGGACTCAGTGCCCTTTCGGAGCTCGCCACCATGGTATGCGGTGCTTTTCTCGCCCGCCTGGATGTGCCGCTCCTTGCCACCCCTCCAACAGGGGTCGTGGGAGAAGACCTTCAGGGTATTTTGAGTGTCATGCCGGCATGGAAAGTACAGCTTCGTCTCGGGAGGGGATCACTTGTTGCTGGTCTAAGCCTATCCTAA
- a CDS encoding chemotaxis response regulator protein-glutamate methylesterase, with the protein MEKWRVLVVDDSALMRKVLKKIIASDPAFEVIDTARDGEDAVEKARALRPDVITMDVNMPRMDGLTALQIIVEEAIAPVVVVSSLTQDGATTTFEALELGAFDCVAKPGGTVSPDLYLVQQELLEKLRAACKASRRGRALRKLAERRSLPRVERKVTLRKAPAVPFFAVAIGISTGGPKTIYDVLPYLPANLNAAVFLVQHMPPAFTKSYAERLDNYCALRVVEAENGMEVEPGTVYVGKGGYHLKVEQQGERLVIRLSTIPKHMFMPSVDVMMFSVLEVFRERTVGVLMTGMGDDGAEAMVKIRQSGGYTIAESEETAIVFGMPQEAIARGGAEVVLPSYRIHEAIVRKVGVRKE; encoded by the coding sequence ATGGAAAAGTGGCGTGTCCTCGTTGTTGACGATTCAGCCCTGATGCGGAAAGTACTCAAAAAAATCATCGCGTCCGATCCAGCCTTTGAAGTCATAGACACCGCAAGGGATGGAGAGGACGCAGTGGAGAAAGCTCGAGCACTGCGACCCGATGTCATTACCATGGACGTGAACATGCCGAGAATGGATGGTCTGACGGCTCTCCAGATTATTGTTGAGGAAGCCATCGCCCCGGTGGTTGTGGTTTCTTCCCTCACCCAGGATGGTGCAACCACGACTTTCGAGGCTCTGGAGCTTGGAGCCTTCGACTGTGTCGCCAAACCAGGAGGAACGGTGTCACCCGACCTCTACCTTGTGCAGCAGGAGCTCCTTGAAAAGCTTCGAGCAGCCTGTAAGGCATCGCGAAGGGGAAGGGCTCTCCGTAAGCTCGCGGAGCGGAGATCCCTTCCCCGCGTGGAACGCAAAGTTACTCTCCGAAAAGCACCAGCAGTGCCGTTTTTCGCCGTAGCTATCGGGATATCCACCGGGGGTCCAAAAACCATTTATGACGTCCTGCCTTACCTCCCTGCCAACCTCAATGCGGCAGTCTTTCTCGTGCAGCACATGCCACCTGCTTTCACGAAATCGTACGCAGAAAGGCTGGACAACTACTGCGCCCTGAGGGTTGTGGAAGCGGAAAACGGTATGGAGGTTGAACCGGGTACGGTGTACGTAGGCAAGGGGGGGTACCATCTGAAAGTTGAACAGCAGGGAGAGCGCCTCGTCATCCGGCTCTCCACGATACCCAAGCACATGTTCATGCCCTCGGTTGACGTGATGATGTTTTCAGTCCTTGAGGTTTTCAGAGAGCGAACCGTAGGAGTTCTCATGACCGGAATGGGAGACGATGGGGCAGAGGCCATGGTAAAGATACGGCAAAGCGGTGGCTATACCATTGCCGAGTCCGAGGAAACAGCCATCGTCTTTGGCATGCCCCAGGAGGCCATTGCCCGAGGAGGGGCAGAAGTTGTGCTCCCCTCCTACCGAATTCACGAGGCCATTGTGAGAAAGGTGGGGGTGAGGAAGGAATGA
- a CDS encoding chemotaxis protein CheX, giving the protein MERNQSNEIVEAFVDAAREVSAQILGVEIEKRQEEARNSLIAFDGVVAIVGFSGALSGRLLLGIPETLSVALFCSMGGETQPSPEEKLLTASEFGNLVAGHALTRINNRFQGYNLRPSPPSSFLGKHIVFFNLGMMGSCVTLSTSYGEITMDIALKEEQ; this is encoded by the coding sequence GTGGAGCGAAATCAATCGAACGAGATCGTCGAGGCTTTCGTGGACGCTGCGAGGGAGGTCTCTGCCCAGATCCTCGGAGTGGAAATCGAAAAACGGCAGGAGGAAGCAAGAAATTCGCTCATTGCTTTTGACGGAGTGGTGGCCATAGTCGGGTTCTCGGGTGCGCTTTCAGGGCGGCTCCTTTTGGGAATCCCAGAAACACTCTCTGTGGCACTCTTCTGCTCCATGGGCGGAGAAACCCAACCATCCCCTGAGGAGAAACTCCTCACCGCCAGTGAATTTGGAAACCTCGTTGCCGGTCACGCACTTACAAGGATAAACAATCGCTTCCAAGGGTATAACCTTCGGCCTTCTCCCCCGAGTTCTTTCCTTGGGAAACACATAGTGTTCTTTAACCTTGGCATGATGGGATCCTGTGTAACCCTTTCCACTTCTTATGGAGAAATCACGATGGATATCGCACTCAAGGAGGAACAATGA
- a CDS encoding chemotaxis protein CheW: MVTTSETKYVTFAIAGEMYAVPVHLVREIVRPPKVTRIPLVPEHILGVANLRGEVLPIMSLRRRLGLPEEDLETSKIVVLHSQERILGIVVDRTAQVIQVTEDQIESAATSSEFVQKVIRTGDALEMVLEVEKFFGSGEEGEARWDRFQGTRETEKKTKEKVTEEHLQIVTFALENEEYAFPIEEVQEIIRYSKPTEVPDVPPYVKGVTHLRNAVLPIIDLRTMLGLPVSPIDEFTKVIVLRLKEKWLGLVVDRIHEVLRIQKSEIQKPPAFVEQSERGEISGIVRRGDRTIMVLKAASLFAEEIASLGGGEEKEEVTSARQESEMQYIVFRVDEEHYGVPIEEVREINRVATITRIPKSPEFLEGVMNLRGEVIPIVDLRKRFGLPQAIRNELTRIIVVEVGGGKTGFIVDAVEGVEKIPESAIAPVPDAVRSGEAGRFVERIAQKGEEVILILNMTRILTEEETQLMEEAVTKGTREGNHKKATGKKGLKRALDTE, from the coding sequence ATGGTAACCACAAGCGAAACCAAGTACGTTACCTTTGCCATAGCCGGGGAGATGTACGCCGTTCCGGTGCATCTCGTGCGGGAAATCGTACGGCCTCCAAAAGTCACAAGGATCCCACTCGTGCCGGAACACATCCTCGGTGTGGCGAACCTCCGCGGTGAAGTGCTCCCCATTATGAGCCTTCGCCGAAGGCTTGGGCTCCCCGAAGAAGATCTGGAAACCTCAAAGATTGTGGTCCTGCACTCGCAGGAAAGGATACTGGGGATTGTCGTCGACCGAACGGCCCAGGTGATTCAGGTTACGGAGGATCAAATCGAGAGTGCTGCCACCTCAAGCGAGTTCGTGCAAAAAGTCATCCGCACCGGGGACGCGCTGGAAATGGTTCTCGAGGTGGAAAAGTTCTTTGGCTCTGGTGAGGAAGGAGAAGCGCGCTGGGACCGTTTCCAGGGTACCCGAGAAACCGAGAAGAAAACAAAGGAAAAGGTGACCGAAGAGCATCTCCAGATTGTCACCTTCGCCCTGGAAAACGAGGAATACGCCTTCCCTATCGAAGAGGTTCAGGAAATCATCCGTTACTCAAAACCAACCGAAGTTCCCGATGTTCCCCCTTACGTGAAGGGTGTCACCCACCTGAGGAACGCGGTCCTTCCCATCATCGATCTGCGAACCATGCTCGGTCTCCCTGTGTCTCCGATTGATGAGTTTACCAAGGTCATCGTTCTCCGCTTGAAGGAAAAATGGCTTGGGCTCGTCGTCGACCGAATCCACGAGGTACTCCGAATCCAAAAAAGTGAAATCCAGAAACCCCCGGCCTTTGTGGAACAGAGCGAACGAGGGGAGATTTCGGGTATCGTCCGCAGAGGGGACAGGACCATCATGGTCCTTAAGGCCGCTTCGCTTTTTGCAGAGGAAATTGCAAGCCTTGGGGGAGGAGAGGAAAAGGAAGAAGTGACTTCTGCAAGGCAAGAGTCGGAAATGCAGTACATCGTTTTCCGGGTCGACGAAGAGCACTATGGGGTACCCATCGAAGAGGTGCGCGAAATTAACCGGGTAGCAACCATCACAAGGATTCCAAAATCTCCAGAATTTCTTGAAGGAGTGATGAACCTCCGGGGAGAGGTAATTCCGATTGTGGACCTGCGGAAACGCTTTGGGTTGCCACAGGCCATCCGAAACGAACTAACCCGCATCATCGTGGTAGAAGTCGGGGGAGGGAAAACGGGGTTCATCGTGGATGCCGTGGAGGGCGTGGAGAAAATCCCCGAAAGTGCCATCGCTCCGGTACCGGATGCAGTGCGCTCTGGAGAGGCGGGACGGTTTGTCGAGCGGATAGCCCAAAAGGGAGAAGAGGTCATTCTCATCCTAAACATGACCAGAATCCTCACCGAAGAAGAGACGCAACTCATGGAGGAGGCAGTAACTAAGGGTACTCGTGAGGGAAACCATAAGAAAGCCACCGGCAAGAAGGGTCTTAAAAGGGCCTTGGACACAGAATGA
- a CDS encoding methyl-accepting chemotaxis protein, with translation MAQKKLAVPETQKEAKDVQVRTGIKPLEEEGLQARREEARKRAQERARARTLAKRQAMAERISSAAEQLLAGVEEASSAVEELSKAMEQIAAGAEEASSAADESRAAVNQIRGSASNIQAMVQEMVRSTTNAQSATGAMSENVQGLIRAVDEAARKNEESAALIRKLEEQSNKIEEIVKTVVMIADQTNLLALNAAIEAARAGEHGSGFAVVADEVRGLAEISERSAREITGIVANIKEAVARTVQDIQKIVEESQSQVTLGKEVTEQLEDIMARFVEMVAHMNRISQDMGEIANAAQELLESSEQVASGSEEMSSAALEASKAVEEQAKAFAQTQTAAQELVELAEELKTSTDTEKASETLAAAAEELSSNIEELSSSAQEISTALGQLEKGAQVLAESTERSRQLVDALAKRIDELRSIVAGDVKLLAELTERIRANRVNIEKMIEGISTASASYAEASRNVETLSERARQIGKTVDTIDKVTIQTNMLAVNGFIEAARAGEYGKGFAVVANDIRNLANESGKNAEQIKDLVTAIQYQVQLVASDIADSARVAAGEVVKARETTKLLENVAKAMQDLTSRLDAVERELEQISAAVEESGKAIEQINASAVESASAIEEAAKGAREQARGVEELAKAIEEIAATADELQHEVGV, from the coding sequence GTGGCCCAGAAGAAACTTGCAGTTCCAGAAACGCAGAAAGAGGCCAAGGATGTTCAGGTGCGTACAGGCATTAAGCCTCTTGAGGAAGAAGGCCTTCAGGCACGACGGGAAGAAGCCCGCAAGAGAGCTCAAGAGCGGGCAAGGGCAAGGACACTTGCAAAACGTCAGGCAATGGCTGAACGCATTTCAAGTGCTGCCGAACAACTCCTGGCCGGGGTCGAGGAAGCCTCATCAGCCGTGGAAGAGCTCTCCAAGGCTATGGAACAAATCGCTGCCGGTGCAGAAGAAGCCTCAAGCGCTGCCGATGAGTCAAGAGCCGCCGTGAACCAAATACGGGGGAGCGCTTCAAACATCCAGGCGATGGTTCAGGAGATGGTCCGGAGCACCACCAACGCCCAAAGTGCGACAGGTGCCATGAGCGAGAACGTCCAGGGGCTCATCAGGGCCGTTGACGAAGCGGCAAGGAAAAATGAGGAGTCTGCAGCGCTTATCCGCAAGCTGGAGGAACAGTCCAACAAAATAGAGGAAATCGTGAAGACCGTTGTCATGATTGCCGATCAGACAAACCTCCTGGCACTTAATGCGGCAATCGAGGCAGCCCGGGCAGGAGAGCATGGAAGTGGCTTCGCCGTGGTAGCCGATGAGGTTCGAGGGCTTGCCGAAATCTCTGAGCGCTCAGCTCGAGAGATCACCGGCATTGTCGCAAATATTAAGGAAGCCGTAGCCAGAACCGTGCAGGATATCCAAAAAATCGTCGAGGAGTCCCAGTCCCAGGTGACCCTTGGGAAAGAGGTTACGGAGCAACTTGAGGATATTATGGCACGCTTTGTGGAAATGGTGGCCCACATGAACCGGATATCCCAAGACATGGGTGAGATTGCCAATGCAGCCCAGGAACTCCTCGAGTCGTCGGAGCAGGTAGCGAGCGGCTCGGAAGAGATGAGTTCTGCCGCTCTCGAGGCTTCCAAGGCCGTTGAAGAGCAAGCGAAGGCCTTTGCGCAAACTCAGACTGCAGCCCAAGAGCTCGTAGAACTTGCAGAAGAGCTGAAGACATCCACCGATACCGAAAAGGCCTCGGAAACCCTCGCAGCCGCGGCAGAAGAGCTTTCCTCAAACATCGAGGAACTCTCAAGCAGCGCCCAGGAGATCAGCACGGCTCTCGGACAGCTGGAGAAGGGAGCCCAGGTGCTCGCAGAATCCACAGAACGCTCGAGGCAACTCGTCGACGCCCTGGCAAAGAGAATCGATGAATTGCGAAGCATCGTGGCTGGAGATGTGAAACTCCTCGCAGAGCTCACGGAGCGGATCCGAGCCAATCGTGTAAACATTGAGAAAATGATCGAGGGCATCTCTACCGCATCGGCCTCGTATGCCGAAGCCTCGCGGAACGTGGAAACGCTCTCTGAGCGGGCTCGACAAATAGGAAAAACTGTGGACACCATCGATAAGGTGACCATCCAGACGAATATGCTTGCCGTAAATGGATTCATCGAGGCCGCTCGGGCGGGAGAATACGGAAAGGGATTCGCAGTGGTGGCCAACGATATTCGAAACCTGGCAAACGAATCCGGAAAAAATGCCGAGCAAATCAAAGACCTTGTCACCGCCATCCAGTACCAGGTGCAACTTGTGGCAAGCGACATCGCTGACTCGGCAAGGGTTGCGGCTGGTGAGGTTGTGAAAGCGCGGGAAACCACAAAGCTTCTTGAAAACGTCGCCAAAGCGATGCAGGATCTGACGTCCAGACTCGACGCCGTGGAACGAGAACTCGAGCAAATCTCCGCCGCCGTCGAAGAATCCGGTAAGGCCATTGAGCAAATCAACGCCTCAGCCGTGGAGTCTGCCTCAGCCATCGAGGAAGCTGCTAAAGGTGCTCGAGAGCAAGCAAGGGGCGTGGAGGAACTTGCTAAGGCTATCGAAGAAATTGCTGCCACCGCCGACGAGCTGCAACATGAGGTGGGGGTATGA
- a CDS encoding response regulator translates to MRVLVVDDSPLVRNMVKKACLGSEFEVVGEAKNGEEAVTLYRELLPDIVTLDVTMPVRDGLSAAREILAFDPRARILLLSAMGDEGLLAEARALGITSSLQKPFTPQALLSALQNLSKR, encoded by the coding sequence ATGAGGGTTCTCGTGGTTGACGACTCACCGCTTGTACGGAACATGGTGAAAAAAGCCTGCTTAGGTTCGGAATTTGAGGTGGTTGGAGAAGCAAAGAACGGCGAAGAAGCAGTGACGCTCTACCGAGAGCTCCTCCCCGACATTGTGACCCTTGATGTGACCATGCCGGTGAGAGATGGCCTTTCAGCTGCAAGAGAGATTCTCGCCTTTGACCCCCGCGCGAGAATTCTCCTCCTCAGCGCCATGGGGGACGAGGGACTTCTTGCCGAGGCTCGAGCGCTGGGCATCACATCCTCTTTGCAAAAACCTTTTACCCCTCAAGCTCTCCTCTCAGCGCTACAAAACCTTTCCAAGAGGTGA